atccatcaatcaaaCTATGGCTGTCCCCCTAGACCTTCCCTGGTCTAGAATGCATCTGACCAGCGTTGGAAACAGgaaactgggggggaaataatgggtTTCTGGGGCTGACTGTGCGCCCAAACCAGGTATTTATTTCCTCTGAAGTCACGGGTGGAAATTCCACACGGGGTGGGGTACAGAGGTAGCCCTCCAGGCAGGGATGTCCCTCACCTCTGGGCTCACTGGCAAACCTTTCAAGGCCCTTAAATTCTCCCTCGCCTCTCCACGCCTATTGCTCTAAGCGTTCCTTAGGGCACCGATTCCTCTCGCCTATCTAACCACAGATATTAAGATGTATATTCCGCCATCTCCATCTTCGAAGCTATCAACCTATTTCTCAATGTTTGgttccttgtttttttgtttttttaaaaaatgatggttCCAGAATCCGCAAAGTGCTCGGCATTTAATCCACCCACGCGTTTCTTTTTAAAACCCTCGCTTTTTATTAGAAAGGCGCATTATTTTCCTTGCCGCTCCAGAGGCCCTCTTGTTATTAAGCAAAGGAGTAGCGGCTACTATGGGCTGCAATTATTTGGCTAAATTCTGCTCAGACTAGCCGGTAGACCCATTGACTTGACtgacttcctcttctccctccgtTTCAATGGGTTTGCTCTGCCCCAGGCCGCAGTTATCGAAGGGAAGGGGTGTCaaaattgtctttttttaaaaaaattaataataattctcattttctcattttttaaaacaccccCCAAATCTTTACATAATCAATCTGCATTTCCATcgactttccttccctcctttctgcGGTTACTTGGTTTATATCAGATGGGTCgcatacaaatattattattattattattattattattattattattattattaatccagttCAAGCCGGTTTATTAATTTCCCCTTCGTATTCCCTTTTCATTATTTCTTACTGGACATgtttatgtcaatcctgctaatgttttaagttGTCTACAATGCATCTTCAGCTAGCTAgtaaatttccccccattctgatttttaaaagtctCGGTTTCTTatttcttccagtaagtttcgcaatttctgcatattccatccagAAAAATTGCCTATGGGTTGGCTCAAGCTGAAATGCGCGGCCGAAAAGATTTTAGGCCTATCGATTTCAAGAGGTCCTCCTTTTAGTGTAATTTAGTTGGAGTTGACATTCGTTATTCGTGTCCCttagggtctactctgagcagggcgCAACACTagatattattatttgcattcctTACTATATATAATGGTGAAGGAGCGGTAaggaatgcaaataataatatctAGTGTTGcgccctgctcagagtagaccctatGAAAGTGTAtatctataataataaaaatattaaaatcgtTTAAAACGAAACGGCATTTTAAAGACACCACACACGCCCACGTTCCTCTTTATACCCGTTGATCAGCGAAAATCTGCTGTGAATAAAACGCAGTTGCCAAGTTGTCAAGACCGCGTATAATCTGtccacacacgcgcgcgcgcacacgcgcGCGCACGATTGACAAGTGTACAACCAGACAGGAAGCTGCTACGggtgaggaaggaagggggattcCGTTTCGGGATTCATTTATTAATTAATAGGGCCAGTTAAAGAACCCATCTGTTTAAAAGCGAGCTTTCGGCTGGCGAGAGATGGATAGATAGAATAAACGTTCAGATGGATAAGGGGAAGGAGAGAATGAGAGGATGAGTAAGGCGGAGGAGAATTCCCTCTCTGTAGGTGAAGCGTGTTCATTCATTTGagcattattaatattaatattaattatgttttttaatattctgttgggagcagcccagagtggctggggcaattagTCAGatgggaaatattattattattattattattattattattattattattattattattattattattatatgccctTCATCAGCAAGTCCCAttcatatacacatatacacatatacacatataggGGATCACAGAGTAGTGTAAATAAGCGCATTCAACTGCATTCGATCCCTGAGGCAATTGCGGATTTTAGACTTTGCAAGTTCCTTGCAGGCAGAGACCCGCGCGTCCTCTCTCGCCCccgctttctctctttttcctcctcgATCCCTCTGGATTCTGAAACTGCCTATTCCCCCACCCGTCTGCGGGCATCGCAGGATGAGGTCCTCGTTGCAAAGCGGATCGCGCGCGCCTCTGGTGCGCCATAGAGCGCTCGGTTTTGCTCAGAGACTCGCTGAGTCCAGTGGACCCCATGCGTTTTAATAGGTTTTGCCTTCAACGGTTACGCACTGCTCAGGGTAGACTAATGGACACGGATAGACGTGCCTAGTTTAGGCCTTGGTTCGTTTTAATGGGTATCCTTCTGAGCAGGACTTTTACTCTCAAACGTGGCCTACGTGGTTCTCTCTCCCGCCTCATTTAATCGTCAACCCCGTGAGGTAGAACGGAGGCGGCCCAGTGTCCTAAAACGTTTGGATAGATGGATGGACCGACGCGTGTCTCtctatttctgtgtgtgtgtgtgtctaaccgAAGTAGAAAACGGATCACGCTTCGCCCGTGCCTTAGCTAGCACCCGGATTCTGCTCTTGCGCACGTCTGAACGCTGTGCCTGTGTGTTAAACACGTGGCTCACACCAGGCATTATATTCGCCATCAATTCCGGGGTAAAATATTCAGGGTTGTAGCTGAATCAGAGCAGAGGCGTTGAAATGAGCGCACCTAAATTGGTCGTGCCCTTTCAATTTCAACGGGTCTGTTCTGAGCAGGGACGAACAAAAGAAGCCCCCTCGCTCTCTTGCCCCGGGAGTAAGGCCCATTCAAGCCAAGcgggcttactcctgagtaagcagAGACCCTAGGGCGCTGCAGTTGTCCCCAGATGCGCCCTGCAGCCAGCGATCAGGACGATTCATAGACAGAAAGGAGAGAGGAATAGGCCCCAATGTATATTGTGCAGAAAACCGGGGGCGGGGAGCGCAAGACTGAATAAACATTGATCTGCGTGTTGGCCTTgcgcatctccccccccccttttccctggaACGCCGCCGCTCCCTTTCTCGACACGCGGCAACGGGCAGGGATGGAACGTGTGAACAGACCTTCCCCCCAATACCCTAGCAAATGGAGGCGATGATAAAAGTTATGCAGCCAAGAGGGGATGAGGAGGGGGTGTCACCTCCGCCGGAGCTGATCCTCACACACGCCAGCCACTTTCCCTGAGGCTCGGGGCCGCGAATCAGCGTACACGCATCCTGACCCACACACCTGTAAATCACACTTTTCTTGTAGGGGCGGGAGTTCCTGTCTCATTCCTTTCACAAGCACACCCCTCCCGCTCCCCAACGATTCCTCCGCTTCTTCCCCTAGACACCCCCCTtccattctttctctctcacccccGCCCGCCTATGACATTCCCCGCGGGCGTTCAGACGACCGTGTTCCCTCTTCCAGAGAGGCGCGCGTCAAAGTGGAGAGTCCAGGCGGCCAAGTGTGCGTATGTGCGAAATTTACAGCTGTTTGGCTCCCGCCCCGCACCCCTCTCCGGACCCCGCCACGCAGCCccccaagtttctagtccctaaCGCGAAGCCACCTACCCGCCAGCCTCAAGGCAGACATCCTCTGGAACTCCGGTTCCTGCAACCATTTCCACATCCGTCGGAAGGTCTCCCGCCCGGACTTCAGCTTACTCCACGGCTTGGGGTTCCTCAGGAGGTCGGAAAGGGTGCCCTGCGAGCGACACAGGATCCGCTGGGCGAAGATGGCCTGCGGGATGCTGTAGCGCTTCAGCTCGGCCGTGATCCGCTGCGCCACTTCCTTGGTGTTGATCTCTTCCACCTGCCCGGAGCCGCCGCCTTGCGAGCCCGACGCGGACGAGCCTTGCCTCTCCCGCTCGCCCAGCAGGGCGCCGTTGGCTTGCCCGTGGGGGTGTCCTCCGTGGGGGTGCATgccattcagagaggacatcatGCCGGAGGCCGGAGCCCCCAGACCCCGCGCCAGGTGTTCCTCGCTCCTGGATAGCATGTGAGGGTCGAAGCCGTTGGGCGAAAGTAACTTGTCTCCAGCCAGGTGGGCGCCGGGGCCGTAGGGGGCCAGCGACTGCTGCCCGTTGTGTAGGCTCAGGCCGTTGGAGAGGGGCGACAGCGCCTGCCCCATAGACGGCATGTCCTTCGGGTAGTGGCCGTACAAGTTCCCCATGGAGGCGGCCAAGCTGCGCTCCTCGCGCATGAGGGTGAAGCTGCCGCTGACGCTCCCGGAGAGCCGCTGGTGGTGCGGCGGGTGGTGCGGGTGGTGGTGCGGGTGGTGGTGaggatggtgatggtggtggaacTTCTCGGAGACGGTGGAGATGGGCGGCAGGTGCTGCAGAGGCGTCAGAGTCGTGTAGGTGCTCATCCCCGAGGGCGACTCGCAAGCCATGCTCATAGCCGGGTGGAGAGGGCCGCCCAAGGTGTGCTCCGGCCGGTAGTCTCCCGCCCCGTCGAGGATGGACGCCATGCTGGAGACCATGGCCGGCCGGCCGTGCGAGGAGACGAGGTTGCGGTGCGCCGACGGGGGAGGAGgcggagggggaggcggcggaggaggaggcggaggctgccgGGCGTGCGCCCCGGCGGAGCTCAAGAGCTCGCCCGCCTGGTGGAGGCTGCCGAGCCCGTCGAGGCTCAACTccatcgctcgctcgctctcccccGGCCAGgcgatccctcctcctcctcctcctcctcctcctcctcctcctccccctccccctcctcctcctggatctccgcctcctcctccctcctcctcctccctccctcctcctgtgtCCCCCGCCGCCTTAATCCAGATCCATCTCAGGAGATCTCCATCCGGATCTCTTCTGGGCGCGCGCGCAGGCGGAGGAGCGGATGGTGCTCAggggccgcggcggcggcggcgggtccccACCCCCCCTCCTGCCCAAAGCTGCGGGGATGGGCGCTCCTTTCCTCTCGGCGCTAGGCTCTGGCtgctctcgctcgctcgctcgcttttctcctcctcttctgtccGCCGTGGCTGCGAATCGCGCGGCTCTGCTCCTCGGCTCAGCCTCCCTCTCGCCTTGACGTCACGGCGCCCAGCTACGgtctgtccgcccccccccctccaccgacACCAcccccaagcacacacacacacacaacctgcccaGCGTGCTCCTAACGAGCGCCCACCTGCCAGCCTCAGTGTGGCTTCTCTGGTTCCTATTATGAATGTGAtttctgcctctctctgtgtgtgtagaaGGCATCGACAAGGGTGTgtgccccccctttctttctttctctctccctctccccactttctctctctcacacacacaccacagggaAAGGCGAGTGCTGGGAGGTGGGCGGGAGGGGGAGCGGGGGGTGAGGGGAGAGGCAGCAGCGGGGAGTAAGGGAGAATAGCGATATAAAATCAATTGCGGCTGGAGGGTGAGCGAGAGTTTCAGCTGGGCTGTAGGGCGGGCGGTGAGAGGGGAGAGTGTGAAtctgtggggaaggggaaggcgagaaggaaggagggaggggtagGGGTGAGattgagagagggggagggaggaagggtggggaaggaaggaaggaagggttggAGGTAAGGAAAGAAATGAATGAAACAGGAAGCAacgagaagaaggaaggaaggaaggaaggaaggaaggaaggaaggaaggaaggaaggaaggaaggaaggaagggagagaggggtgagattgagggagggggtggaaaaggaaggaaggaaagagagagagggaaggaagaagggaaagaaagaaagaaagagaagggaagggttcgaggaaaggaaaggaatgaaTGAAACAGGAAGCaatgagaagaaaggaaggaaggaaagggttggagcaaagaaaggaaggaaggaaggaaaaaggaagggagggagggtgagattgagggagggggtggaaaagaaagaaagaaaggaaggaaggaaggaaggaaggaaggaaggaaggaaggaaggaaggaaagggttggagcaaagaaaggaaggaaggaaggaaaaaggaagggagggaaggagggagggtgagattgagggagggggtggaaaaggaaggaaggaaggaaggaaggaaggaaggaaggaaagagaggagggaaggaaagaaggaaataaGAAGCaatgagaggaaggaaggaaggaaggaaggaaagaaagagcagGGAAGGgttgcaggaaaggaaagaaaggaatgaaataggaagggagggaggaaggagcatCGAAGGgttggaggaaagaaagaaaatgaatgaaataagaaGGAATGagacgaaggaaggaaggaaggaaggaaggaaggaaggagtactTAGGCTATGTCTCTTGGGACAGGTTAGCTGAGCTCCTGAGCAAGCTCCCCGTGCCCCGCCTGCCCTCTTCGCCCCTCGGCCCCGTCCGCCTCCGCCCCCGACTGTATCAGCGAGCCATACATCACGACACTCCATCGCGCCTAATCTCTGCCTCCATCTATCACGGGCTTTTCTGCTCTATTGGTCTATCTATCCTCGCAGGGGAAAGGCTGTGAGCGCGCTctggttgtgtgtgtgcgcgcgggcGCgcgtgtggcggggggggggggtccacaccCGAGGGCAACCTTGCCCACCCCCCTACTGCAACCGAGGCTTCTCATCTGCCTAACCTTTGTGGGGATCGCTCTACGCGCCCCACACAGTCCCAAGATGACCTCTCTCCATCCTAGATCCCCACCGACACCACCGGCCCTTggagatggcgggggggggggggggggagcggctcGCAGGAGTGGCTCCGGCGCTCCGCTGTAGCACAGCCGCCCTCCCCGCGCTGTGCCCTTATCGATCACTTCAGATCacgggggaagggagagagaaaggatttCGCAGATGGTCTGTGGGAAGTATTTAGGGGGGAGGGGAGCGTTTCCTAATGGGCCCGGATTAAGGAGCCGCCGCCCCCCCTTCCACAAAGGGTCTTCATTGACGCCTCAGCTCCAGCTATGCTCAGAGACAGCCTCCTTAACCTACGTGGGGAGGGCGGACCACACCGAGAACAGAAGCTTAAACTAGATAGTCCTGGATTTAAGGATGGGTATAGGAACAGCTCTTCGGGGTTTCAGACCAGGCGTCtctcccagccccctcccccctggggggggggggaagatataGGCAATGGAACCTGGGGGTCTTCTGAATGCCAtaagttctgttgttgttgttgtttagtcgtgtccggctcttcgtgaccccctggaccagagcacgccaggccctcctgtcttccactgcctcccatagtttggtcatactcatgctggtagcttcgagaacactgtcccaccatctcgtcctctgtcgtccccttctccttgcgccctccatctttcccaacatcagggtcttttccagggagtcttctcttctcctgaggtggccaaagtcttggagcctcagcttcaggatctgtccttccagtgagcactcagggctgatttccttcagaattgagaggttggatcttcttgcagtccatgggactctccagagtctcctccagcaccagaatccaaaatcatcaattcttcggcgatctgccttcttggtggtccagctctcccttccatacatcactgctgggaaaaccatagctttaactatacggacctttgttggcaaggtgatgtctctgctttttaggatgctgcctaggtttgtcattgctaggttctaccactgagcaaagGCGCTTCTCCCCTAGAAAGTAACGCCCTAGTCCTCACGTTTCTGCTTTAACGGGAAGAGAAGATACTGcctgcccatctagcccagtgttgtccTCACTGCCGCTTTCCATGGTCTCAGTTCCCAGGCCTATCGGGCTTCAAGCAAGGTTACTGAAGGGCGTGGCTTGGtgagaaggggtgtggccaggTGACAGCTCTGAGGGTCAAGTAGAAGTGCTTCAAGGGCCACATTCGTGAGCTGAGTGTGGGgtgtgtccctggggagagggCATGCAGACTGGGGGCAGCTCTGGGGCCCTGACAGATGGACCTGGAGGGCTGTTTTCAGTGGCTGGTGCTCAGCTTCCCCACCCAGGTCCTTCTCCCCATATCCAAAAACTCTTCTCCAGCTTCTCAGCTGAAGAATAAAGGCTGTTCTCTTTGGGTTGTTTCCAGCTACATTCTactcaaagtaaaggtaaagggacccctgaccattaggtccagtcgtgaccgactctggggttgcggcgctcatctcgctttactggccagcgtacagcttccgggtcatgtggccagcaggactaagccgcttctggcgaaccagagcagtgcacggaaaaaccatttaccttcccgccggagcggtacctatttatctacttgcactttgatgtgctttcgaactgctaggttggcaggagcagggaccgagcaacgggagctcaccccatcattgcggggattcgaactgctgaccttctgatcggcaagtcctaggctctgtggtttaacccacaacgccacatGCGTCCCTTCTACTCAaagtagccccactgaaattaatggagctacGTGACCCAGGTCTGTTCTTTTTAATAGGTCCGCTCTGTGTGCAGCCAACATTGGATTTTGTCCAATAATAAATGAATATAGTCCTAACCTGCCCTTCGTTGATACAAGCACAGCAGGGACTGGACACTGACTTCAGAACCAATCAGATCAGTTTTCCTTTTGCTTGTTCCACCTGTGGACTCTTCAGGCTCTTTCAGGAGGGAagcatctcatagaatcatagaatcatagagttggaagagaccacaagggccatcgagtccaaccccctgccaagcaggaaacaccatcagagcactcctgacatatggttgtcaagcctctgcttaaagacctccaaagaaggagactccaccacactccttggcagcaaattccactgtcgaacagctcttactgtcaggaagttcttcctcatgtttaggtggaatcttctttcttgtagtttggatccattgctccgtgtccgcttctctggagcagcagaaaacaacctttctccctcctccatatgacatccttttatatatttgaacatggctatcatatcaccccttaacctcctcttctccaggctaaacatgcccagctcccttagccgttcctcataaggcatcgttttcaggccttggaccattttggttgccctcctctggacacgttccagtttgtcagtgtccttcttgaactgtggtgcccagaactggacacagtactccaggtgaggtctgacctgGAAAAGGACGGGTGTGGGCAGCTGTGAGTAAATGGTGTGTTAAAGCAGGGGGTGCTTTCTTTGTCCCACCCTCCCTTGACTGGACTGTCACTATTGATTAGACCTGGTTCAGCACTACGCTCCCCTTGGGGATATAAGAACTCATTTTATGATCTAGCCCTGGGAAATCCACCAGGGAACCCTCTGGGAGCTGTCCCAGGTCCTGAAGCATCTGACCTTTGGTCTATGATGGGGTCTTCTTCTgctccttctttggcgatccctcgtagctgagtaagattgtcttccataaacacagttttagcagtgagtctgtaagtgtctgtggaggccaattctggatccacacgtccttccacagtggggacattggtttccgggcgggagttgatcctggtgagggtttgccaagcgtgccttcctcttagcacgtttctcccttttgtcctgagttcgagtgtctccaaagcccacaacacctttggtcaaggctgttctccaactggagcgctcgcaggccagtgtttcccagttgtcggtgtttatactacatttttaaagatttgccttgagagagtctttgaacctcttttgttgaccaccagcattaagctttccatttctaagtttggaatagagtagttgctttggaaggccttaatcaggcatccacacaacatgaccagtccaacaaagttgatgttgaagactcATTGCTTAGACACTGGTGATCGTTGGAAGACGGTAAGGAACCCGAGGCCCTGCAGACGTTGCTGGACTGCCATTctgtggcgtctttattcttttaagaaggattaaagggaacttaccaggaacacacaattcaatctgagacagattgcGTTGTATAATAGcaagaggctcacacgagcctgcaaccggCTATCTGCTGTTCGTGtgaaaaggggaatgtaactctgctacataaaggaacttgctagcgcaagttaggaaggatattaataaacaatatatcctctcctaccttcatCACCTCGAATTCCTTGGAAGGGGGAAAGCTGggctataaattcaataaaccacGTGTGTGttgaataataaattaaaatagcaTCTCTTTTTCTCTATGTGTGCATAACagtgatatctatctatctatatctaactatatctatatctatcatctatgtatctatctatctatctatcatctatctatctatctatctatctatctatctatctatcaatcatctatcatctatcatctatcatctatcatctatcatctatctatctatctatctatctatatctatatctatctatatctatctatatctatctatatctatctatctatctatcatctatctctatctatctatcatctatctatctatctatcatctatctatctatctatctatctatctatcatctatctatctatcatctatctatatctatctatatctatctatctatctatcatctatctatctatcatctatctatcatctatctatatctatctatatctatctatcatctatctagctatcatctatctacctacctacctacctaccttcctacctacagtggtacctcgggttacatacacttcaggttacatacgcttcaggttgcagactccgctaacccagaaatagttaagaactttgcttcaggatgagaacagaaatcatgctccagcggcgcggcggcagcgggaggccctattagctaaactggtgattcagattaaaaacagtttcaggttaagtacggacctccggaacaaattaagtacttaacctgaggtaccactgtatctatcatctatatctatatctatctatctatctatctatctatctatctatctatctatctatctatctctatcatttatctatctatctatctatctatcatctatctatctatctatctatcatctatctatctatctatctatctatctatctatctatcatctatctatctatctctatctatctatatctatctatctatatctatcatctatctatctatcatctatctatctatctatcatctatcatctatctatctatctatctatctatctatctatctatctatcatctatctctatctatctctatctatctatcatctatctatctatctatctatctatctatctatctatctatcatctatctatctatctatctatctatctatctatctatcatctatctctatctatctatcatctatctatctatctatatctatctatctatctatctatctatctctctctctatctatctatctatctatctatcatctatctatcatctatctatctatcatctatctatctatcatctatctatctatctatctatctatctatctatctatctatcatctatctatctatctatctatcatctatctatcatctatccatctccTTACTATTATCACAATCAAGAAAAAATATTTCGAAGCCAGGCAAATGAAATCCTCTCTGCCCtgtttgggtcccccccccccccaagcggcCTGGCTGAGGGGTGCTCACGGTGCAATCAGTCTTCCTCCCCCACTCTCTGTGACGTTGGCCGGACTTTCTTCTCCCCA
This genomic stretch from Podarcis muralis chromosome 18, rPodMur119.hap1.1, whole genome shotgun sequence harbors:
- the LOC114588409 gene encoding one cut domain family member 2, coding for MELSLDGLGSLHQAGELLSSAGAHARQPPPPPPPPPPPPPPPSAHRNLVSSHGRPAMVSSMASILDGAGDYRPEHTLGGPLHPAMSMACESPSGMSTYTTLTPLQHLPPISTVSEKFHHHHHPHHHPHHHPHHPPHHQRLSGSVSGSFTLMREERSLAASMGNLYGHYPKDMPSMGQALSPLSNGLSLHNGQQSLAPYGPGAHLAGDKLLSPNGFDPHMLSRSEEHLARGLGAPASGMMSSLNGMHPHGGHPHGQANGALLGERERQGSSASGSQGGGSGQVEEINTKEVAQRITAELKRYSIPQAIFAQRILCRSQGTLSDLLRNPKPWSKLKSGRETFRRMWKWLQEPEFQRMSALRLAACKRKEQEQQKDRNLQPKKQRLVFTDLQRRTLIAIFKENKRPSKEMQMTISQQLGLELNTVSNFFMNARRRCMNRWQEDPGANPGVPSSSTSTFSKA